The following proteins come from a genomic window of Paenibacillus sp. CAA11:
- a CDS encoding bifunctional riboflavin kinase/FAD synthetase, translating to MQTITIKYPLTQNDIQSYAKPQVVAIGQFDGLHLGHEAVIKSAVALAHQKELPVSVMTFYPHPKEVMKKGDYDGYLTPPKEKEELLRSMGVDYLYIIEFNEAFSQVSPQCFVYDMLLPLQIDTAVVGFDFRFGYRGEGHADMLRKLGAGKMEVETVPAFLLEGEKVSSSGIRKWLKEGKVDLAAVWLGRPYVLRGSVVDGEKRGRLIGFPTANVELSEHFVLPANGVYAVLASTGETWLPGVMNIGVKPTFHSGELKPKVEVHLLDFSGDLYTQELTVQLIDFLREERKFGSVDELIAQIGRDAETARLKLQ from the coding sequence ATGCAGACGATAACGATAAAGTATCCGCTCACGCAAAATGATATTCAGTCTTATGCTAAGCCGCAGGTAGTGGCTATCGGTCAGTTTGACGGATTGCACTTGGGGCATGAGGCAGTCATTAAGTCCGCAGTGGCCTTGGCTCATCAGAAGGAATTGCCGGTCTCTGTTATGACCTTCTATCCTCATCCCAAAGAGGTTATGAAGAAGGGAGATTATGACGGTTATCTCACGCCTCCTAAAGAGAAGGAAGAGCTTCTGAGAAGCATGGGCGTAGATTATTTATATATTATTGAATTTAATGAAGCCTTTTCTCAAGTGAGTCCGCAGTGTTTTGTCTATGACATGCTGCTTCCGCTCCAGATCGATACTGCTGTAGTAGGGTTTGACTTTAGATTTGGATACCGAGGAGAAGGCCATGCTGATATGCTTCGTAAACTTGGAGCTGGCAAGATGGAGGTAGAGACCGTGCCGGCCTTTTTGTTAGAAGGCGAGAAGGTTAGCAGCTCTGGCATCCGCAAATGGCTGAAGGAAGGCAAGGTCGATCTTGCGGCGGTATGGCTGGGCCGGCCATATGTTCTTCGCGGTTCTGTTGTGGATGGGGAGAAGCGAGGCCGACTTATTGGTTTCCCGACAGCGAATGTAGAGCTGTCCGAGCATTTTGTCTTGCCTGCAAACGGTGTATATGCGGTATTGGCGTCAACAGGGGAGACATGGCTGCCTGGCGTAATGAACATTGGTGTGAAGCCGACCTTTCATAGCGGGGAGCTAAAGCCGAAGGTTGAGGTGCATTTGCTCGACTTTAGCGGCGATTTGTACACGCAGGAATTAACGGTACAGCTGATAGATTTTCTCCGGGAAGAGCGGAAGTTTGGCTCAGTGG
- the rimP gene encoding ribosome maturation factor RimP produces MSTPKIKATVEEMIHPYLTENGFELVDVEYVKEGSNWFLRIFVDKEGGIDIDDCGRISEVVSEMLDKNDPIPSAYFLEVSSPGAERPLKKPEDVRKSVGKDVFVTTYESLDGQKEFEGRLLSFDNDDLVIESGKKQYTIPYSKVASARLAIIF; encoded by the coding sequence TTGAGTACACCGAAGATCAAAGCGACTGTAGAGGAAATGATTCACCCCTATTTGACGGAAAATGGCTTTGAACTAGTTGATGTGGAATATGTGAAAGAGGGAAGCAACTGGTTTTTGCGTATTTTTGTGGACAAGGAAGGCGGCATCGATATTGATGACTGCGGGCGGATTAGCGAAGTGGTTAGTGAGATGCTGGACAAGAATGACCCGATTCCCTCAGCTTATTTTCTCGAGGTTTCATCTCCCGGTGCTGAACGTCCTTTGAAAAAACCTGAGGATGTTCGCAAATCCGTTGGAAAGGACGTATTTGTGACTACATACGAATCCTTGGACGGTCAGAAGGAATTTGAAGGACGGTTGCTTTCGTTTGACAATGACGATCTGGTCATTGAGAGCGGGAAGAAGCAGTACACAATTCCTTACTCCAAAGTGGCCAGCGCCAGACTGGCTATTATTTTTTAA
- the nusA gene encoding transcription termination factor NusA produces MSMDFIEAMNELEREKGISKDILFEAIEAALISSYKRNFNTAQNVRVDMNRHTGAIKVFARKLVVEEVLDPRTEISVPAAREINPGFQLDDVAEIEVTPRDFGRIAAQTAKQVVTQRIREAERGLIYNAFVDKEEDIVTGIVQRQDLRNIYVDLGKVEAHLPLNELMPNEKFKHGDRIKAFITKVENTTKGPQILLSRTHPGLLKRLFELEVPEIYDGVVEIRSVAREAGFRSKIAVYSRNEEVDPVGSCVGPKGQRVQTIVNELRGEKIDIVRYSEDVQEYVANALSPSKVLEVQVFEAEKMARVIVPDYQLSLAIGIKGQNARLAAKLTSWKIDIKSETQAEQEFGRPISSGGEMHQDSVSVD; encoded by the coding sequence ATGAGTATGGATTTTATTGAAGCTATGAATGAGTTGGAAAGAGAGAAAGGAATCAGCAAAGACATTTTGTTCGAAGCGATCGAAGCGGCGTTGATTTCCAGCTACAAGCGAAATTTTAACACCGCCCAGAATGTCCGTGTTGATATGAACAGACATACTGGGGCTATTAAGGTATTTGCGCGCAAGCTGGTTGTTGAGGAAGTGCTGGATCCGCGCACGGAAATTTCTGTGCCTGCAGCACGTGAGATCAATCCGGGATTTCAGCTTGATGATGTCGCCGAGATTGAGGTAACTCCTCGGGATTTTGGCCGTATTGCGGCTCAGACAGCTAAACAGGTTGTAACACAGCGTATTCGTGAAGCCGAGCGTGGGCTGATTTACAATGCCTTTGTGGACAAGGAAGAAGATATCGTGACCGGCATTGTACAGCGTCAGGATTTGCGCAATATCTATGTAGACCTGGGTAAGGTAGAGGCTCATTTGCCTTTGAATGAGCTGATGCCGAACGAGAAATTCAAACATGGTGACCGGATTAAAGCATTCATTACTAAAGTAGAGAATACCACGAAGGGGCCGCAAATTTTGCTGTCCAGAACACATCCAGGTCTTCTTAAGCGTCTGTTTGAACTGGAAGTTCCGGAAATCTATGATGGCGTTGTAGAGATTCGTTCGGTGGCTCGTGAAGCTGGGTTCCGCTCCAAAATCGCGGTATACTCGCGTAATGAGGAAGTTGATCCGGTAGGCTCCTGTGTCGGTCCGAAGGGCCAGCGCGTACAGACTATCGTTAACGAGCTGCGGGGCGAGAAGATTGATATCGTCCGCTACTCTGAAGATGTCCAAGAATATGTAGCCAATGCGCTTAGTCCTTCTAAGGTACTGGAAGTTCAAGTGTTCGAAGCTGAGAAGATGGCCAGAGTTATTGTGCCGGATTATCAACTGTCTCTTGCGATTGGAATTAAAGGCCAGAATGCAAGGCTTGCTGCAAAGCTGACCAGCTGGAAGATTGATATCAAGAGCGAGACACAGGCGGAACAGGAATTTGGCAGACCGATCTCGTCCGGTGGAGAAATGCACCAGGATTCTGTGTCTGTCGACTAA
- the rnpM gene encoding RNase P modulator RnpM, with amino-acid sequence MKSKKIPLRKCVACQEMMPKKQLIRVVKTPEGEIMIDLTGKKSGRGAYLCGSEACFRLAQKNRALDRALKAQVQPEIYEQLAREFLEVEEQFIAGQNGSDDDE; translated from the coding sequence ATGAAATCTAAAAAGATACCGCTTCGGAAGTGTGTGGCCTGTCAGGAAATGATGCCGAAGAAACAACTGATTCGAGTGGTCAAGACGCCCGAAGGGGAGATCATGATTGATCTGACCGGAAAGAAATCAGGCCGCGGTGCATATTTGTGCGGAAGTGAGGCTTGCTTTAGACTTGCTCAGAAGAACCGTGCGCTTGATCGCGCATTGAAGGCACAGGTGCAGCCAGAGATTTATGAGCAGCTTGCCAGGGAATTCCTGGAAGTCGAAGAACAGTTTATTGCTGGCCAAAACGGAAGTGATGATGATGAGTAA
- a CDS encoding DHH family phosphoesterase, translated as MQTNERELLNAVAFIKEHDDFLVVSHVQPDGDAVSSTLAVGWLLSCLGKKYTMINEGPIPRRMSYLWHADQILNLSETSPGRTYKYIICVDCADFQRVGETKNCFEEGALILNIDHHPTNDAYGSVNLIRPQAAATAEILFDLLLAFDFPLDVDAATAIYTGLLTDTGGFRYSNTTPEVMRIASKLLEYGVDGPGLSEKLLEQMTFSQLKILTRALNKLERTEDGRISWVSITDEDLAECGAIHEDLEGIVNYPRNVMGVEVGMLFKVINDRAVKVSMRSAGNVDVAAVCQSFGGGGHTRAAGARLEGTLDEVVARVVERVKEQL; from the coding sequence ATGCAGACCAATGAACGGGAGCTCCTGAATGCCGTGGCATTCATCAAAGAGCATGATGATTTCCTCGTAGTGTCGCATGTACAGCCGGACGGAGACGCAGTCAGTTCCACCCTAGCGGTGGGCTGGCTTCTGTCATGTCTGGGCAAAAAATACACCATGATCAATGAGGGCCCCATCCCACGCAGAATGAGTTATCTGTGGCATGCGGATCAAATTCTCAACTTGTCTGAAACTTCTCCAGGACGTACATATAAGTACATTATTTGTGTAGACTGTGCTGACTTTCAGCGGGTTGGTGAAACCAAAAACTGCTTTGAGGAGGGTGCCCTGATACTAAATATTGACCATCATCCGACGAATGATGCTTACGGCTCTGTCAATTTAATCCGGCCACAAGCCGCAGCTACTGCTGAGATCTTGTTTGATTTGCTCCTTGCATTTGACTTTCCGCTGGATGTTGATGCAGCGACGGCGATTTACACGGGGCTGCTGACAGATACAGGGGGCTTCCGGTATTCCAATACTACGCCAGAGGTTATGAGAATTGCCTCCAAACTGTTGGAGTATGGGGTGGATGGTCCAGGCCTATCCGAAAAGCTGCTTGAACAGATGACATTTTCCCAGCTTAAGATCTTGACTCGTGCGCTCAATAAGCTGGAGCGTACAGAGGATGGCAGAATAAGCTGGGTGAGTATTACAGATGAAGATTTGGCCGAATGTGGAGCTATTCACGAGGATCTTGAGGGGATCGTTAACTATCCGCGCAATGTGATGGGTGTTGAAGTAGGCATGCTGTTTAAGGTGATCAATGACCGTGCGGTGAAAGTTAGCATGCGTTCAGCAGGAAATGTGGATGTAGCCGCTGTATGTCAAAGTTTTGGAGGCGGCGGCCATACAAGAGCGGCCGGGGCGCGTCTGGAAGGCACATTGGATGAAGTAGTGGCGCGTGTTGTAGAGCGGGTGAAGGAACAGCTATGA
- the truB gene encoding tRNA pseudouridine(55) synthase TruB, protein MSHTYEGILPVWKPAGFTSHDVVAKARGILKMKRIGHTGTLDPLVTGVLPLCLGRATRMVEYLQELPKEYEAKLVLGLATDTEDLSGQELERSENVQVTEQEIRSVIRSFEGTISQIPPMYSALKQNGKRLYELAREGKTVERQPREVTIHQIELIDIDMSKSLPEVSFRALCSKGTYIRTLCVDIGKALGVPAAMAELRRTMSAGIPDSSCLTLEQIEEAVRDGSLAAKLLPVDQAVTQLPSAEVSEEKVRAALQGQRLSASVVNPLPDRGEALRLYDPNGRFLGIYLREAESGAIAPVKVFAQNEA, encoded by the coding sequence ATGAGTCATACTTATGAAGGGATTCTTCCGGTATGGAAGCCTGCGGGTTTTACTTCCCACGATGTAGTGGCCAAAGCCCGGGGTATCTTGAAAATGAAGCGAATTGGACATACCGGAACACTTGATCCTTTGGTCACAGGCGTATTGCCCCTCTGTCTTGGACGGGCTACGCGAATGGTGGAGTATCTTCAGGAATTGCCCAAAGAGTACGAAGCCAAGCTTGTGCTGGGATTAGCCACAGATACTGAGGACTTGTCCGGCCAGGAATTAGAACGCAGCGAGAACGTTCAAGTTACCGAGCAAGAAATTCGAAGTGTGATTCGATCATTTGAAGGTACAATTTCTCAAATTCCTCCCATGTATTCGGCACTGAAGCAGAATGGAAAACGACTGTATGAATTAGCAAGAGAAGGGAAGACGGTAGAACGCCAGCCAAGAGAAGTGACAATTCATCAGATTGAATTGATAGACATCGATATGAGCAAGTCTCTTCCGGAGGTTTCCTTCCGCGCTCTATGCTCAAAGGGCACATACATTCGGACACTATGTGTGGATATCGGAAAAGCGTTAGGTGTTCCAGCTGCTATGGCGGAATTGAGACGGACAATGTCTGCAGGAATCCCGGATTCCAGCTGCCTGACCTTGGAACAGATTGAGGAGGCCGTGCGCGACGGCAGTCTTGCAGCAAAGCTGCTCCCTGTGGATCAAGCTGTGACCCAGCTGCCTTCTGCCGAGGTAAGTGAAGAGAAGGTGCGAGCCGCTCTTCAAGGACAGCGCCTGTCTGCATCTGTAGTGAATCCTTTGCCAGATCGCGGAGAAGCGCTTCGTTTGTACGATCCGAACGGTAGGTTTCTAGGGATTTATCTACGGGAAGCGGAATCTGGTGCTATAGCTCCAGTCAAGGTATTTGCCCAGAACGAAGCCTGA
- the rbfA gene encoding 30S ribosome-binding factor RbfA, which yields MANNRAGRVGEQIKKELSVLIQSGLKDPRIGFVTVTGVDVTNDLSQAKVYLSVFGDEEQKNNSLKGLEKATGFLRSELGKAIRLRHTPELIFKIDESIAYGSRIEKLLGEITKEDTN from the coding sequence ATGGCTAATAATCGTGCAGGCCGTGTAGGTGAGCAAATCAAGAAGGAGCTGAGCGTACTTATTCAGAGTGGGCTTAAGGATCCGCGGATTGGATTTGTCACCGTTACCGGTGTTGACGTAACAAACGACTTGTCCCAGGCTAAAGTATATTTGAGTGTATTCGGAGATGAAGAACAGAAGAATAATTCTCTGAAGGGACTTGAGAAAGCGACCGGATTTTTGCGTAGCGAGTTGGGCAAAGCGATCCGGCTGCGCCACACGCCAGAACTGATCTTTAAGATTGATGAGTCAATTGCCTATGGCAGCCGGATTGAGAAGCTGCTGGGTGAAATTACCAAAGAAGATACCAATTGA
- a CDS encoding L7Ae/L30e/S12e/Gadd45 family ribosomal protein: MSNPLSQLGLAMRAGKVVSGDEIVLKAIRSKEAKLVIVAGNSSLNTQKKFRDKCGTYKVPLLIGFDREHLGASVGKPERVVLALTDQGFANLLRKTVSNTSEVEYIE; the protein is encoded by the coding sequence ATGAGTAATCCATTGTCTCAGCTCGGTTTGGCCATGCGTGCCGGCAAGGTGGTATCTGGAGACGAGATCGTTCTCAAAGCGATTCGTTCCAAAGAAGCCAAGCTGGTCATTGTTGCAGGGAATTCCTCGCTCAATACACAAAAGAAGTTTCGTGATAAATGTGGAACTTATAAAGTACCTTTGCTGATCGGATTTGATCGGGAGCACCTCGGCGCCAGCGTCGGCAAACCTGAAAGGGTGGTGCTCGCGCTGACGGACCAAGGATTCGCAAATCTGTTGCGTAAAACCGTGAGTAATACGTCGGAGGTGGAGTATATTGAGTAA
- the infB gene encoding translation initiation factor IF-2 — protein MSKQDNKDKLRVYEYAKSLNMSSKEIITILKRLDIPVNNHMSVMENSAVARVEQFFKDIKSSAAVKKAGSGSVEASAQSAVSASAGGSHKPNTSGSSSGSQRHGASISADQTKEGNSSNNKIQMEKQVSMNKNTTTNNQRSGAASSQSNHNSQQGGQRQNSGARSSQQGGQNRSGGQGQSQGGASRPNPNRPGQSRPAQGQGGQQNSRPQSGGGGQSRGGQGQTRSNSDGARKNNNNNGRPGQKRFDDNRNGGNFRGNNRGGKGGRGGKAQPQERREKIDNTPKKIIVRGDMTVGETAKLLHKDASEVIKKLIGMGVMATINQELDIDTILLLAGEFGVEVEVKIPVEEDRFETVEENDEPADLKERPPVVTIMGHVDHGKTTLLDAIRSTNVTGGEAGGITQHIGAYQVEINNKKITFLDTPGHEAFTAMRARGAQITDITIIVVAADDGVMPQTVEAINHAKAAGLPIIVAVNKIDKPGANPDKVKQELTEYELVPEEWGGDTIFVNVSAKQRMGLEDLLEMILLVAEVNDYKANPDKRARGTVIEAELDKGRGPVARVLVQHGTLKVGDAFVAGNCFGRVRAMVNDKGRRLKEAGPSTPVEITGLTEVPGAGDPFMVFEDERKARSIADKRAITQRQSELNTNTRVTLDDLFNAIKEGEIKDLNVIIKGDVQGSVEALKGSLAKIEVEGVRVKIIHSGAGAITESDIILAAASNAIVIGFNVRPDAQAKQTAEQEKVDIRLHRVIYNVIEEIEQAMKGMLDPVYKESVIGHAEVRNTFKISKVGTIAGCMVTSGKISRSAEARLIRDGIVIFEGKIDSLKRFKDDAKEVAQGYECGITLDNYNDLKEGDVIEAFIMETVER, from the coding sequence TTGAGTAAACAAGATAACAAAGATAAGTTGAGAGTGTATGAATACGCTAAATCACTGAATATGAGCAGCAAAGAAATTATTACGATTCTTAAACGTCTGGATATCCCGGTGAATAACCATATGAGTGTTATGGAAAATAGCGCTGTTGCTCGGGTCGAGCAGTTTTTCAAGGATATCAAGAGTAGTGCAGCTGTGAAGAAGGCAGGTTCAGGTTCCGTCGAAGCTTCTGCTCAATCGGCGGTTTCGGCTTCTGCAGGAGGAAGCCATAAACCGAATACCTCAGGCAGCTCTTCTGGCAGCCAGCGGCATGGAGCTTCGATCAGCGCCGACCAGACGAAAGAAGGCAATTCGAGCAATAACAAAATTCAAATGGAAAAGCAGGTAAGCATGAATAAAAATACAACAACAAACAACCAACGTAGCGGCGCAGCGTCGTCGCAATCAAATCATAACAGTCAACAAGGCGGACAACGTCAAAATTCTGGAGCTCGCAGCTCCCAGCAAGGCGGCCAGAACCGCAGCGGCGGTCAAGGTCAAAGTCAAGGCGGGGCTTCCCGTCCAAACCCAAATCGTCCCGGCCAGAGTCGGCCGGCTCAAGGTCAAGGCGGTCAGCAGAATTCCCGTCCTCAATCCGGCGGGGGCGGGCAAAGTCGTGGAGGCCAAGGCCAAACTCGTTCCAACTCTGATGGAGCAAGGAAGAATAATAACAATAACGGAAGACCTGGACAAAAACGGTTTGATGATAACAGAAACGGCGGGAACTTCCGTGGTAACAATCGTGGCGGTAAAGGCGGCCGAGGTGGTAAGGCCCAGCCTCAGGAACGCCGTGAGAAGATTGATAACACGCCAAAGAAGATTATCGTACGTGGAGATATGACAGTCGGTGAGACGGCGAAGCTGCTTCACAAAGATGCTTCTGAAGTTATTAAGAAGCTCATCGGCATGGGTGTTATGGCAACGATCAACCAAGAACTAGACATTGACACCATTCTGCTGCTGGCAGGTGAATTCGGAGTTGAGGTCGAAGTGAAGATTCCGGTTGAGGAAGACCGTTTTGAGACCGTTGAAGAAAATGATGAACCGGCTGATTTGAAGGAACGTCCTCCTGTTGTAACTATCATGGGGCACGTTGACCATGGTAAGACCACCCTTCTCGATGCCATTCGTTCAACGAATGTTACTGGCGGCGAAGCTGGCGGAATTACGCAGCATATCGGTGCTTACCAGGTTGAGATTAACAACAAGAAGATTACGTTCCTGGATACTCCAGGTCACGAAGCTTTCACGGCCATGCGTGCCCGCGGTGCACAGATCACGGATATTACGATTATTGTGGTAGCGGCAGATGACGGTGTAATGCCTCAGACCGTGGAAGCCATTAACCATGCTAAGGCTGCAGGATTGCCTATTATTGTGGCAGTCAACAAGATTGATAAGCCGGGTGCAAATCCTGACAAGGTGAAGCAGGAGCTTACTGAATATGAGCTTGTGCCGGAAGAATGGGGCGGAGATACGATCTTTGTTAACGTGTCCGCCAAGCAAAGAATGGGTCTGGAAGATCTGCTTGAAATGATTCTCCTCGTAGCCGAGGTTAATGATTATAAGGCAAATCCAGATAAACGTGCACGCGGTACCGTGATTGAAGCTGAGCTGGATAAAGGACGGGGTCCGGTTGCACGTGTGTTGGTACAGCACGGAACACTGAAGGTTGGAGATGCCTTTGTTGCAGGGAACTGCTTCGGTCGTGTTCGGGCTATGGTTAACGATAAGGGACGCCGGCTTAAGGAAGCAGGGCCTTCTACTCCGGTTGAGATTACGGGTCTGACAGAGGTTCCTGGTGCTGGTGATCCGTTCATGGTATTTGAGGACGAGCGCAAAGCGCGTTCCATTGCTGACAAACGTGCGATCACCCAGCGTCAATCGGAGCTTAACACCAATACGCGTGTTACGCTGGATGACCTGTTCAACGCAATTAAAGAAGGCGAAATTAAAGACCTTAACGTTATTATTAAAGGTGACGTACAAGGCTCGGTAGAAGCCTTGAAGGGTTCTCTTGCCAAGATTGAAGTTGAAGGCGTACGAGTTAAGATTATTCATAGCGGTGCAGGTGCCATCACAGAGTCTGATATTATACTGGCAGCAGCATCCAACGCGATTGTGATTGGTTTCAACGTTCGTCCGGATGCTCAAGCGAAGCAGACAGCTGAGCAGGAGAAGGTAGATATTCGCTTGCATCGTGTTATCTATAATGTAATTGAAGAAATCGAGCAGGCGATGAAGGGTATGCTGGATCCAGTATACAAAGAGAGCGTAATTGGCCATGCGGAAGTACGTAATACCTTCAAAATCAGCAAGGTGGGTACAATTGCCGGCTGTATGGTTACCTCCGGTAAGATTTCTCGCTCTGCAGAAGCGCGGCTTATCCGCGACGGCATAGTTATCTTTGAGGGTAAGATCGACTCGCTCAAACGCTTCAAGGATGATGCCAAGGAAGTAGCACAAGGTTACGAGTGCGGAATCACGCTTGATAATTACAATGATCTCAAAGAAGGCGATGTTATCGAAGCCTTCATCATGGAGACGGTTGAACGTTAA